A stretch of DNA from Acidobacteriota bacterium:
GCCTGGGCCGGCGTTTGGTCGCGCTCCCGCTTGAAGGCCCCATGAAAGGCCGAGCGTGATTTGAATCCCACCTCGTAGCCGATCGCCTCGATGGTCAGGTGACCGTAGCCGGGGTCGCCGAGCAGCTTCTCCGCTGCGCGTACCCGATAGCGGCTGAGCAGCTCCGAGAAGGTACAGCCGAGGCCCTCGTTGACGACCTGCGACAGATGCGAGCGAGAGACCTTCAACCGCGCCGCCATGTCCGCCAGGTTGAGATTCTCGTTCAAGAACGGCCGGTCGCGCTCGAGAACCAGGAGGAGACGCTGCCTGACCTCTTCTCCGCGCTCGGCCGTCAGCGTCGGGGAGCGATATTTGGCCGCGGCCAGCATCGGTTCGCGACCGGCGAACAATTGCGAGCTGCGCAGAGCCAGCAGGGAGAAAACCGCCAAGGCGACGGTGGCGGTCAAGGGCACGATGTCGGCGAGCCAGGGAATGGTGCGGAAAGACCAGCGCACGAGCTGCGCCAGGTGGATGCCGAACATGCTGAGCAGCAGCACCTTGAGCACCGCGTGGTGCGACACCAGGGTGGTCGCCCGGGCATCGCGCCCCCAGGTGCGCAGGCTCACCGCCACGGTGTAACTCGCCAGGTAGGCCACTAGGGCGAGGATCGGAGGCAACCAGCGCCACGTGACCAGCCCGACCCAGTAGGCCCCGAGATAGGACAGCCAGGCGACGGCCGGTAGCGCATGGATCCAAACCGGCG
This window harbors:
- a CDS encoding AraC family transcriptional regulator; this translates as MTTYLGMLGALQGLILAAAVLSLGGADRRPNRALGGALLILSCTVFTVTGEHGGLFGDSIYPVLFEYTLAFLFPPVLWHYARTVLGQRRFSPVWIHALPAVAWLSYLGAYWVGLVTWRWLPPILALVAYLASYTVAVSLRTWGRDARATTLVSHHAVLKVLLLSMFGIHLAQLVRWSFRTIPWLADIVPLTATVALAVFSLLALRSSQLFAGREPMLAAAKYRSPTLTAERGEEVRQRLLLVLERDRPFLNENLNLADMAARLKVSRSHLSQVVNEGLGCTFSELLSRYRVRAAEKLLGDPGYGHLTIEAIGYEVGFKSRSAFHGAFKRERDQTPAQARKRMSQKMIEDSGQPSNR